One window of the Populus trichocarpa isolate Nisqually-1 chromosome 9, P.trichocarpa_v4.1, whole genome shotgun sequence genome contains the following:
- the LOC7460054 gene encoding ABSCISIC ACID-INSENSITIVE 5-like protein 1 isoform X1, with amino-acid sequence MQGMVSENIAYGNAIQESPVLQPQDHQDQTLKDTPFSPLDGQSSLLSLTLNEIQLKRGKSFGSMNMDEFFVNLWNSDDNQVPSQPNQNVRPDNDHGGVTKQCPNLARQGSFSLPAPLCKKTVDEVLFEIQNEEPQQHNPNSIGADHEPPQRQQTLGEITLEDFLIKAGVVQEAPAGSSQHKKATPIQDRNNACLDMNFGMGHMMGLGYQNLSAGNGFAAYQMFPQGKLGYNVGEVVPNNAKNEKCQSIMELGAQSSKKRMNDGPPEVVVERRQRRMIKNRESAARSRARKQAYTVELELELNQLKEENAKLKQIVEEIEEKRKEEVMRRKSSKMTQEKDDKLRGIRRTVSLAW; translated from the exons ATGCAAGGAATGGTATCTGAAAATATTGCCTATGGCAATGCCATACAAGAATCTCCTGTGCTACAACCACAAGATCACCAAGATCAGACATTGAAGGACACCCCATTTTCTCCATTAGATGGGCAAAGTTCTCTCTTGTCACTTACCCTCAATGAAATCCAGCTCAAGAGAGGGAAGAGCTTTGGCTCTATGAACATGgatgaattttttgttaacCTGTGGAATTCCGATGATAATCAAGTTCCCTCACAACCCAACCAAAATGTTAGGCCTGATAATGATCATGGTGGTGTAACGAAGCAATGTCCGAATTTAGCACGACAAggctctttctctctccctgCTCCCCTTTGCAAGAAAACTGTCGATGAGGTATTGTTTGAGATACAAAATGAAGAACCACAGCAACATAATCCCAACAGCATTGGTGCTGATCATGAACCTCCTCAACGCCAACAAACACTGGGTGAGATAACATTAGAAGATTTCCTAATAAAAGCCGGTGTAGTTCAAGAGGCTCCTGCAGGGTCCTCGCAACACAAGAAGGCGACACCAATTCAGGACAGAAACAATGCATGTTTGGACATGAACTTTGGAATGGGGCATATGATGGGGTTAGGATACCAAAATTTATCTGCTGGCAATGGTTTCGCAGCTTACCAAATGTTCCCACAAGGCAAATTAGGGTATAATGTGGGAGAGGTTGTACCAAATAATGCTAAGAATGAGAAGTGTCAAAGCATAATGGAATTAGGAGCACAATCGAGCAAGAAGAGAATGAACGATGGTCCGCCTGAGGTGGTCGTGGAGCGGAGGCAACGCCGGATGATAAAGAATAGAGAGTCAGCAGCACGATCACGTGCTAGGAAGCAG GCATATACAGTGGAGCTGGAACTTGAGTTGAATCAACTCAAAGAAGAGAATGCTAAGCTTAAGCAAATTGtg GAGGAAATAGAGGAGAAGCGAAAGGAAGAG GTTATGAGAAGGAAATCATCAAAGATGACACAAGAGAAAGATGATAAGTTGAGGGGCATAAGGAGGACAGTCAGCCTGGCTTGGTGA
- the LOC7460054 gene encoding ABSCISIC ACID-INSENSITIVE 5-like protein 1 isoform X2 has product MQGMVSENIAYGNAIQESPVLQPQDHQDQTLKDTPFSPLDGQSSLLSLTLNEIQLKRGKSFGSMNMDEFFVNLWNSDDNQVPSQPNQNVRPDNDHGGVTKQCPNLARQGSFSLPAPLCKKTVDEVLFEIQNEEPQQHNPNSIGADHEPPQRQQTLGEITLEDFLIKAGVVQEAPAGSSQHKKATPIQDRNNACLDMNFGMGHMMGLGYQNLSAGNGFAAYQMFPQGKLGYNVGEVVPNNAKNEKCQSIMELGAQSSKKRMNDGPPEVVVERRQRRMIKNRESAARSRARKQGLELESPPHVLQT; this is encoded by the exons ATGCAAGGAATGGTATCTGAAAATATTGCCTATGGCAATGCCATACAAGAATCTCCTGTGCTACAACCACAAGATCACCAAGATCAGACATTGAAGGACACCCCATTTTCTCCATTAGATGGGCAAAGTTCTCTCTTGTCACTTACCCTCAATGAAATCCAGCTCAAGAGAGGGAAGAGCTTTGGCTCTATGAACATGgatgaattttttgttaacCTGTGGAATTCCGATGATAATCAAGTTCCCTCACAACCCAACCAAAATGTTAGGCCTGATAATGATCATGGTGGTGTAACGAAGCAATGTCCGAATTTAGCACGACAAggctctttctctctccctgCTCCCCTTTGCAAGAAAACTGTCGATGAGGTATTGTTTGAGATACAAAATGAAGAACCACAGCAACATAATCCCAACAGCATTGGTGCTGATCATGAACCTCCTCAACGCCAACAAACACTGGGTGAGATAACATTAGAAGATTTCCTAATAAAAGCCGGTGTAGTTCAAGAGGCTCCTGCAGGGTCCTCGCAACACAAGAAGGCGACACCAATTCAGGACAGAAACAATGCATGTTTGGACATGAACTTTGGAATGGGGCATATGATGGGGTTAGGATACCAAAATTTATCTGCTGGCAATGGTTTCGCAGCTTACCAAATGTTCCCACAAGGCAAATTAGGGTATAATGTGGGAGAGGTTGTACCAAATAATGCTAAGAATGAGAAGTGTCAAAGCATAATGGAATTAGGAGCACAATCGAGCAAGAAGAGAATGAACGATGGTCCGCCTGAGGTGGTCGTGGAGCGGAGGCAACGCCGGATGATAAAGAATAGAGAGTCAGCAGCACGATCACGTGCTAGGAAGCAG GGACTTGAACTTGAGTCTCCACCTCATGTTTTGCAGACATGA